Proteins encoded in a region of the Dorea longicatena genome:
- the recR gene encoding recombination mediator RecR — protein sequence MDYYSNQMSKLIEELSCLPGIGAKSAARLAFHLIHMPVDDVKRLASTMVEARENIKYCKECYTLTDQELCPICSNSNRDHQTIMVVENTRDLAAYEKTGKYNGVYHVLHGAISPMLGIGPEDIKLKELIERLQGDVKEVIIATNSSLEGETTAMYISKLIKPTGIKVSRIASGVPVGGDLEYIDEVTLLRALEGRTEL from the coding sequence ATGGATTATTACAGTAATCAGATGAGCAAACTGATCGAGGAACTGTCATGTCTTCCGGGAATCGGAGCAAAATCTGCGGCAAGACTTGCATTTCATCTGATCCATATGCCGGTTGATGATGTAAAGAGACTGGCTTCTACAATGGTGGAAGCCAGAGAGAACATAAAATATTGCAAAGAATGTTATACACTGACGGATCAGGAACTGTGTCCGATCTGCAGCAACAGTAATCGTGATCACCAGACGATCATGGTAGTGGAGAATACGAGAGACCTTGCGGCATACGAAAAGACCGGAAAATATAACGGTGTATACCACGTGCTTCACGGAGCAATCTCTCCGATGCTTGGTATCGGTCCGGAAGATATTAAACTGAAGGAACTGATCGAACGTCTGCAGGGAGATGTGAAAGAAGTGATTATTGCCACGAACTCAAGCCTGGAAGGTGAGACGACAGCAATGTATATCAGTAAGCTGATCAAACCGACGGGAATTAAGGTGAGCAGGATTGCAAGTGGTGTTCCGGTTGGAGGAGATCTGGAGTATATCGATGAAGTGACACTTCTACGGGCACTTGAAGGAAGGACAGAGCTGTAG
- a CDS encoding LacI family DNA-binding transcriptional regulator has translation MKKKVTSTDIAHAAGVSQSTVSMILNKKYDVSFAKDTVERVENAAKELGYVPPKRKTRKGTKREKLLVVFCPNLTNPYYVMLLQGIEAHAKEKGFGLFVCNTQRDLRMEERYLKMMWQLRPLGIIYTCNPSHCFMELVGEIAEQIPVAIVNNQNEKMNVDAVELDNSKLGRVMAKHLLELGHRKVAYIAPPLTARQKQRSKRVEGFLKEYEKVGLRDQVIIKAAKEEIDLDVAHIDSEYKIGYELTKELLKETTDVTAIVGLNDMIAFGIMDALHEAKIKVPTDVSVMGCDNTLFARMHNMNLTTIEHFVTFKGRDACDIIMKKIATHHSTNTGAVPISTYHVEYEPQLIVRGTTTYAKNARKKKN, from the coding sequence ATGAAGAAAAAGGTTACATCAACGGATATTGCACATGCTGCCGGGGTATCACAGTCCACAGTTTCCATGATCCTGAACAAAAAGTACGATGTATCATTTGCAAAAGATACTGTGGAAAGAGTGGAAAATGCGGCAAAAGAACTGGGATATGTCCCGCCGAAGCGGAAAACGAGAAAAGGAACAAAACGGGAGAAGCTTCTAGTTGTATTCTGCCCAAACCTGACGAATCCGTATTATGTTATGCTGCTTCAGGGGATTGAGGCACATGCGAAAGAAAAAGGTTTCGGCCTTTTTGTATGCAATACGCAGAGAGACCTCAGGATGGAAGAGCGCTATCTGAAAATGATGTGGCAGTTAAGACCGCTTGGAATTATCTATACCTGTAATCCGAGCCATTGCTTTATGGAACTTGTGGGAGAAATTGCAGAACAGATACCGGTTGCGATCGTCAATAACCAGAATGAAAAGATGAATGTAGATGCGGTGGAACTTGACAATTCCAAGCTTGGAAGAGTCATGGCGAAACATCTGCTGGAACTGGGACACAGGAAAGTTGCATATATAGCACCGCCGCTTACGGCAAGGCAGAAGCAGCGTTCGAAGCGGGTAGAGGGCTTCCTGAAAGAATATGAGAAAGTCGGACTGCGTGACCAGGTGATCATAAAAGCGGCAAAAGAAGAAATCGATCTGGATGTGGCGCATATTGATTCGGAGTACAAGATCGGGTATGAGCTGACGAAAGAATTGTTGAAGGAAACGACGGATGTGACAGCAATCGTCGGACTGAATGATATGATCGCATTTGGAATCATGGATGCACTTCATGAAGCAAAGATAAAGGTGCCGACCGATGTGTCCGTGATGGGGTGTGACAACACCTTGTTTGCAAGAATGCATAACATGAATCTGACGACCATCGAACATTTTGTGACTTTCAAAGGAAGAGATGCATGTGATATCATAATGAAGAAGATAGCCACACATCATTCGACGAATACAGGTGCGGTTCCGATCAGTACATATCATGTGGAGTATGAGCCGCAATTAATCGTCCGGGGGACGACAACGTATGCGAAAAATGCCCGAAAAAAGAAAAATTAA
- a CDS encoding YbaB/EbfC family nucleoid-associated protein → MAKRGGFPGGGMPGNMANLMKQAQKMQRQMEEQAKEMETKEFSATAGGGAVEVTVSGSKKILKVKLDEEVVDPDDVEMLEDLLVAAVNEALEKVDAETTSAMSKFTGGMGGGMPGLF, encoded by the coding sequence ATGGCAAAAAGAGGTGGATTCCCAGGCGGCGGAATGCCGGGAAATATGGCAAATCTGATGAAACAAGCACAGAAGATGCAGCGTCAGATGGAAGAACAGGCAAAGGAAATGGAGACAAAAGAATTCAGTGCAACTGCAGGCGGCGGTGCTGTTGAAGTTACTGTTTCCGGAAGCAAGAAGATCTTAAAAGTAAAACTGGATGAAGAAGTTGTAGATCCGGATGATGTAGAGATGCTGGAAGATCTGCTTGTGGCAGCAGTCAACGAAGCATTGGAGAAAGTAGACGCAGAGACAACTTCTGCAATGTCTAAGTTCACCGGCGGCATGGGCGGCGGAATGCCGGGATTATTCTAG
- a CDS encoding 6-phosphofructokinase, with translation MLRIGMLTSGGDCQALNAAMRGVVKGLFSKRDDVEIYGFQDGYKGLIYSNFKMLTSKDFSGILTLGGTILGTSRQPFKLMRVPDKDGIDKVEAMKHTYHKLNLDCLVILGGNGTHKSANMLREEGLNVVTLPKTIDNDLWGTDMTFGFQSAVDIATDTIDRIHTTATSHSRVFIVEVMGHKVGWVTLHAGIAGGADIILLPEMPYDINSVVEAIEKRGKAGKRFTIIAVAEGAISKEDAALSKKELKEKKAKKKYPSVAYELAEKIQEKTDKEVRITVPGHTQRGGSPCAYDRVLATRLGAEAARAILEGDFGCMVGTKNQEIIRVPLSEVAGKLKYVDPKASIIKEAKTIGISFGDE, from the coding sequence ATGTTAAGAATAGGAATGCTTACAAGCGGCGGCGACTGTCAGGCACTGAATGCAGCGATGAGAGGCGTCGTAAAGGGGCTTTTTTCAAAACGAGATGATGTAGAGATTTATGGATTTCAAGATGGATATAAAGGTTTGATCTATTCGAACTTTAAGATGCTTACGTCAAAAGACTTTTCGGGGATTCTGACACTTGGTGGAACGATTCTGGGAACATCCAGACAACCGTTCAAGTTAATGAGAGTACCGGATAAGGACGGAATTGACAAAGTAGAGGCAATGAAACATACTTACCACAAGCTGAATCTGGACTGCCTGGTAATCCTTGGGGGAAATGGAACACACAAATCAGCCAATATGCTGAGAGAAGAAGGACTTAATGTGGTAACACTTCCGAAGACGATTGATAACGATCTCTGGGGAACGGACATGACATTCGGATTCCAGAGTGCGGTAGACATTGCAACAGATACAATTGACAGGATCCATACAACAGCAACGTCTCACAGCCGTGTATTTATCGTGGAAGTAATGGGGCACAAAGTAGGATGGGTAACACTTCATGCAGGAATTGCCGGCGGTGCCGATATTATTCTGCTTCCGGAGATGCCATATGACATCAATTCAGTAGTTGAAGCAATTGAAAAGCGCGGCAAAGCAGGAAAGAGATTCACAATAATTGCTGTTGCAGAAGGTGCAATTTCAAAAGAAGATGCAGCACTTTCAAAGAAGGAATTAAAAGAGAAAAAAGCAAAGAAGAAATACCCTTCTGTTGCATATGAACTTGCTGAGAAGATTCAGGAAAAAACAGATAAAGAAGTAAGAATTACTGTGCCTGGACATACACAGCGAGGCGGCTCTCCGTGTGCATATGACCGTGTGCTTGCAACAAGACTTGGTGCAGAAGCTGCGAGAGCAATTCTGGAAGGTGATTTTGGATGTATGGTAGGAACAAAGAATCAGGAGATTATCCGTGTACCATTGTCAGAAGTTGCCGGAAAATTAAAATATGTAGATCCAAAGGCATCGATCATTAAAGAAGCAAAAACCATCGGTATCAGCTTCGGTGATGAATAA
- the dnaX gene encoding DNA polymerase III subunit gamma/tau, with protein sequence MSYTALYRKFRPDEFEDVKGQDAIVRTLKNQINADRIGHAYLFCGTRGTGKTTVAKIFAKAVNCEHPVDGSPCGECAMCKSIAAGTSMNVIEIDAASNNGVDNIREIREEVTYRPTEGKYKVYIIDEVHMLSIGAFNALLKTLEEPPEYVIFILATTEAHKIPITILSRCQRYDFKRISIETIAARLRELIDKEGWDVEDKAVRYIAKMADGSMRDSLSLLDQCAAFYMNETLTYDHVLEVLGAVDTEVFSRLLRQLLAMDVHQVIETVDELVMQGRELSQLAADFTWYLRNLLLVKSSDNMEDVLDVSSENLALLKEEAQMIDSDTLIRYIRIFSDLTNQLKYATQKRVLLEVTLIKLCRPAMDQNKDALLDRIRAIEKQLEEGAWEAPVRERIVYASDAKEAGEPKPKPELPQALNEDVKAVAKDFRMIINEASPMLRTYLKKARLSAGEGNRLLIVLPDELSASAVATPEHKEEIQSLIEQKIGKKVEIDVRQMEAGRRFEDNFVDLENLINMEITVEDE encoded by the coding sequence ATGTCATATACGGCATTATACCGTAAATTCCGTCCGGATGAATTCGAAGATGTAAAAGGACAGGATGCGATCGTCCGGACGCTTAAGAACCAGATCAATGCAGACCGTATCGGACATGCATATCTGTTCTGCGGGACAAGAGGAACCGGTAAGACGACGGTTGCAAAAATATTTGCGAAAGCAGTCAACTGCGAACATCCGGTAGACGGAAGTCCGTGCGGGGAGTGCGCAATGTGCAAGTCGATCGCAGCGGGTACATCGATGAACGTGATCGAGATCGATGCGGCATCGAATAATGGTGTGGATAATATCCGAGAGATCCGTGAAGAAGTCACATACCGTCCGACAGAAGGAAAATATAAAGTATATATCATCGACGAGGTGCATATGCTGTCGATCGGTGCGTTCAATGCATTGTTAAAAACATTGGAAGAACCGCCGGAATATGTTATATTTATTCTTGCGACAACGGAGGCACACAAGATCCCGATTACGATCTTAAGCCGTTGTCAGCGATATGATTTTAAGAGAATTTCCATTGAAACGATCGCAGCAAGACTGCGGGAACTGATTGATAAAGAAGGATGGGACGTAGAAGATAAGGCGGTTCGTTATATTGCGAAGATGGCGGACGGTTCCATGCGAGATTCATTAAGTCTTCTGGATCAGTGTGCCGCGTTCTATATGAATGAGACACTGACATATGATCATGTACTGGAAGTGCTGGGAGCGGTGGATACGGAAGTGTTCAGCCGGCTTTTAAGACAGCTGCTTGCGATGGATGTGCATCAGGTGATCGAAACGGTCGATGAGCTGGTGATGCAGGGAAGAGAACTGTCCCAGCTTGCGGCAGATTTCACATGGTATCTGCGAAATCTCCTTCTGGTGAAGAGTTCGGATAATATGGAAGATGTACTGGATGTGTCGTCTGAAAATCTTGCACTTTTAAAAGAAGAAGCACAGATGATCGACAGCGATACGCTGATCCGTTACATCCGAATTTTCTCAGATCTAACGAACCAGTTAAAATATGCGACCCAGAAGAGGGTACTTCTGGAAGTGACACTGATCAAATTGTGCCGTCCGGCGATGGATCAGAACAAAGATGCATTACTGGACCGCATCCGTGCGATCGAGAAGCAGCTCGAAGAGGGGGCGTGGGAAGCACCGGTCAGAGAACGCATCGTATATGCATCGGATGCAAAAGAGGCGGGAGAACCGAAGCCAAAGCCGGAACTTCCGCAGGCATTGAACGAAGATGTGAAAGCGGTGGCAAAAGATTTCCGGATGATCATCAATGAGGCTTCCCCGATGCTCAGAACCTATCTGAAAAAGGCAAGACTGAGTGCAGGAGAAGGCAACAGGCTTCTGATCGTACTGCCGGATGAACTGAGCGCAAGTGCGGTGGCAACACCGGAACATAAAGAAGAGATCCAGTCACTGATCGAGCAGAAGATTGGCAAAAAAGTAGAGATAGACGTCCGCCAGATGGAGGCGGGACGCAGATTCGAAGATAATTTTGTGGATCTGGAGAATCTGATTAATATGGAAATTACTGTAGAAGACGAATAG
- a CDS encoding glycoside hydrolase family 13 protein, whose protein sequence is MNKTALFCDGTEGYVYPPEPKESELVTFRFRTAKDDVDRVGLVTSADTYVMEKECTQGEFDYYTFETRLGEEPFRYCFEVQSGTEKYYYGRCGISREILEYYNFVVVPGFSTPDWAKGAVMYQIFTDRFYNGDKSNDVETNEYYYIGDYSQRVTNWDKYPANMGVREFYGGDLQGVMDKLDYLQDLGVEVVYFNPLFVSPSNHKYDIQDYDYIDPHYGKIVDDGGEVLPNGVTDNSQATKYKKRTTGLKNLEASNELFIKLVEELHRRGMKVILDGVFNHCGSFNKWMDRERIYEGEEDYEPGAYVSADSPYRSYFRFFKEGPENWPYNGNYDGWWGHDTLPKLNYEDSVKLENYILYIGRKWVSPPYNVDGWRLDVAADLGRSNEYNHEFWQKFRRAVKDANPNALILAEHYGDPSDWLKGDEWDTVMNYDAFMEPVTWFLTGLEKHSDEAREELLGNIDNFIGSMAHHMSNMLTPSLQVAMNELSNHDHSRFLTRTNHMVGRVEHLGPEAANEYVNKAVMREAVVMQMTWVGAPTVYYGDEAGVCGFTDPDNRRTYPWGHEDQELIAFHKEAIRIHKEHPALKTGSLKILGGEENILSYARFKGHDRIIVVINNRSERAEVKVPVWEAEIPIKCRMKRLLYSYKDGYTTEYEEYLVEDGEVVANMGPHSALVLGMRNEEDHDWLYIL, encoded by the coding sequence ATGAATAAGACGGCTTTATTTTGTGATGGAACAGAAGGATATGTGTATCCCCCTGAACCGAAAGAAAGCGAACTGGTGACATTCCGGTTCCGTACGGCGAAGGATGATGTAGACAGAGTAGGGCTTGTGACATCGGCTGACACATATGTAATGGAAAAAGAATGCACACAGGGAGAGTTTGATTATTATACGTTCGAGACACGTCTGGGGGAAGAGCCGTTCAGATATTGTTTCGAAGTGCAGTCTGGGACAGAAAAATATTATTATGGACGATGTGGAATCTCTCGCGAGATCCTGGAGTACTATAATTTTGTTGTAGTACCCGGATTTTCCACACCGGACTGGGCAAAGGGAGCGGTTATGTATCAGATATTTACAGACCGCTTTTATAACGGAGATAAGTCAAATGATGTAGAGACGAATGAGTATTACTACATTGGGGATTATTCGCAGAGAGTAACGAACTGGGACAAATATCCGGCGAACATGGGTGTAAGAGAGTTCTACGGAGGAGACTTGCAGGGAGTCATGGATAAGCTTGATTATCTGCAGGACCTGGGCGTAGAAGTCGTATATTTTAATCCGTTATTTGTGTCACCGTCCAACCACAAATACGATATCCAGGATTATGATTATATCGATCCGCATTATGGAAAGATTGTAGATGACGGAGGCGAGGTGCTTCCGAATGGTGTGACGGACAATAGTCAGGCAACGAAGTATAAAAAACGCACGACAGGCCTTAAGAACCTGGAAGCAAGTAATGAGTTGTTCATTAAACTGGTGGAGGAATTACATCGCCGTGGAATGAAAGTGATTCTGGACGGCGTGTTCAACCACTGTGGTTCATTCAATAAATGGATGGACCGTGAGAGAATTTACGAAGGTGAAGAGGATTATGAACCGGGTGCTTATGTATCGGCAGACAGTCCGTACAGAAGCTACTTCCGTTTCTTCAAAGAAGGACCGGAGAATTGGCCGTATAATGGCAATTACGATGGCTGGTGGGGACATGATACTCTGCCGAAACTGAATTACGAAGATTCTGTAAAACTGGAAAATTATATCTTATATATCGGACGGAAATGGGTATCGCCGCCGTATAATGTAGATGGATGGCGTCTGGATGTGGCAGCAGACCTGGGACGCAGCAATGAATACAATCACGAGTTCTGGCAGAAATTCCGAAGAGCCGTGAAAGATGCAAATCCGAATGCACTGATCCTTGCCGAACATTACGGCGATCCGAGTGACTGGCTTAAGGGGGATGAGTGGGATACCGTTATGAACTATGATGCGTTCATGGAGCCGGTTACATGGTTCCTGACCGGACTGGAAAAGCATAGTGATGAGGCGAGAGAAGAGCTCCTTGGCAACATCGATAACTTTATCGGTTCGATGGCACATCACATGTCGAACATGCTGACTCCGTCACTTCAGGTGGCGATGAATGAGCTTTCCAACCATGATCATTCCAGATTCTTAACGAGAACGAATCACATGGTTGGCCGTGTGGAACATCTGGGACCGGAAGCTGCGAACGAGTATGTGAATAAAGCGGTTATGCGTGAAGCGGTTGTTATGCAGATGACCTGGGTCGGAGCTCCGACGGTATATTATGGTGATGAGGCTGGTGTCTGTGGATTTACAGATCCGGATAACAGAAGAACCTATCCGTGGGGACATGAAGATCAGGAACTGATCGCATTCCACAAAGAAGCGATCCGCATCCACAAAGAGCATCCGGCACTTAAGACCGGTTCGTTGAAGATCCTTGGCGGAGAGGAAAATATCCTGTCTTATGCGAGATTTAAAGGGCATGACCGGATCATTGTTGTAATCAACAACCGCAGCGAACGTGCAGAAGTAAAAGTTCCTGTATGGGAAGCAGAGATTCCGATAAAATGCCGCATGAAACGTCTGCTATATTCTTACAAAGATGGATATACAACAGAGTACGAAGAGTATCTGGTAGAAGACGGAGAAGTGGTTGCGAACATGGGACCACATTCGGCACTTGTACTGGGAATGAGAAATGAAGAGGATCATGACTGGCTGTATATTTTGTAG
- the map gene encoding type I methionyl aminopeptidase, translating to MDKLDIKLWTLASKGQIVPDRSLLKTPEQIEMIKKSAELNTAVLDHVAAHIHAGMSTAEIDKLVYDFTTEHGGIPAPLNYEGFPKSVCTSINNVICHGIPSENEILIDGDIINVDVSTILNGYFSDASRMFTIGDVSPEAERIVRVTKECVELGLKAAKPWGHLGDIAYAINSHAQENGYSVVEEIGGHGIGLEFHEEPFVSYVTPKGSEMVLVPGMMFTIEPMINQGSPEFYVDEDNGWTVYTDDDGLSAQIEYMVLIKEDGVEVLTK from the coding sequence GTGGATAAGTTAGATATAAAATTGTGGACACTTGCGTCCAAAGGCCAGATCGTTCCTGACCGTTCATTACTGAAGACACCGGAACAGATTGAAATGATCAAAAAAAGTGCAGAACTGAACACCGCAGTTCTCGACCATGTAGCAGCTCATATTCATGCAGGAATGAGCACTGCCGAAATTGACAAACTTGTATATGATTTCACAACAGAGCACGGAGGAATCCCGGCGCCTCTGAATTATGAGGGATTCCCGAAGAGCGTATGTACTTCCATCAACAACGTCATCTGCCACGGTATCCCAAGTGAAAATGAGATTCTAATCGATGGAGATATCATCAACGTAGATGTGTCTACGATTTTAAACGGATATTTCTCTGATGCATCCCGTATGTTCACGATCGGTGACGTATCACCGGAAGCCGAACGTATTGTCCGTGTTACAAAAGAATGCGTAGAGCTTGGACTTAAAGCAGCAAAACCTTGGGGACATCTTGGAGACATTGCTTATGCGATCAATTCACATGCACAGGAAAATGGATATTCTGTCGTAGAGGAGATCGGCGGCCATGGAATCGGTCTGGAATTCCACGAAGAGCCATTCGTAAGTTATGTTACTCCGAAGGGCAGTGAGATGGTTCTGGTTCCTGGTATGATGTTCACGATCGAGCCGATGATCAATCAGGGTTCTCCGGAATTCTATGTAGATGAAGACAACGGATGGACCGTTTATACGGATGACGACGGTCTTTCTGCTCAGATTGAATATATGGTTCTTATTAAAGAAGATGGTGTAGAAGTTCTTACAAAATAA